Part of the Quercus robur chromosome 5, dhQueRobu3.1, whole genome shotgun sequence genome, aagagaaatttatttatttatttatttttttggtatttagaACTATATAATTTAGCATAGACATTTATTATGatcgcattttttttttttatatattgatgtgTAACGAAAATTCGCTAAGTTATCTTCTGTCCATGTGCGTCGTCCAAAGGATAGACGAGGTAAGTCATCAGTTACTCATCCGTCTGTCCTCAAAACAGACGAGACAGACGAGCTTACTGTCATCCGTCCATCCTTGAGGACAGACGGGCTTCTTAGCATTCGTCCGTCTGTCAAGGACGGACGAGCTCGCTACCATTCCTCGTCTATAAAGGACAAGAGGGAGGATTACTACGTCTCCGCCGAGTGGAAGAACGAACCGTCGCCAGCCAAGCCCAACCGTTGTGAAATACGAACTTCTACATCAGTTACGGAAGTTATTTCCGAGCTTGTTGGATTCCCCAACTGTAGGAGcggttactaaacaagtaaccgcTTCCCGTATACTATATAAGCACACGCCAATGAAAGAGTAAGGCATTCTGTTCTTGAGAAACTAAGTTTACATTCCTTCAGTCAGAGGCTAACTTCACCAttggagggttcttggccggcttccaccggtctcctctgagtttttacttgttttctcaGGATTCAGTCGCAAGTTTACCAAGGCCCGGCATTTTTAGTCCACTGATATCCCAGAgttcatcagttggcgccgtctgtgggaaaggaaTAACGTTTGATTTCCATTGTTGGATTCTGCGATTTCTTTCTTGGACATAAAGGCTGAAATGGTCCGGACAAGGTCAAGGGCTACCAGCCCAGGCCTTCAAGAAAGCAGAGGCGACCGTCAATCGGTGCCTACCGTACAACCGCCTTCTGTCCAACACGTGCAATCCATGGCTGCTACTATGGCAGAATTGACCCGCCAGAACCAGGAGTTGGTTAGAGAACTTAACATGAGGAGGCAGCATCGCGATGAGAACGTTGGAAGGCAGGTCCAGAGCCAAGATGAGAGGAATGTCGAGTTTGAGAGCCAGTCAAGGGGTACCCCTTCAAGGAGGGTGCCTCACTTGGAAAGGGAGATGGACCAAATGAGAAGAACTATGGATGAGATGAAGGAAAATATGAAGAGGACCAACCCCGTAGAGGACTTGGTTCACAGGACTGACTCCCCATTTGTGCCTCCTATCAATGCTCACCCTTTGCCACCAAAGTTCAAGATGCCTTCCTTAGATTCATATGATGGGATGCGAGATCCATTTGACCACATTGCCACCTTCAAAACTACTATGCATCTTCAAGGGGTTCCGGATGAAATAATGTGCAGAGCtttccctactacccttaaaGGACCCGCACGAGTGTGGTTCAGCAAAATACCACCCAGCATGGTAACGTCCTTCGAAGAATTAAGTAAGTTGTTTGTCAAcaacttcatcggaggacagaGGCACAAGCGCTCCTCATCTAGTTTGCTGACCATAGAACAAGGGGAGAATGAAAGTTTGCGGTCGTTCATTACGCGGTTCAATAGGGAAGCTTTAGCAGTGGATGAGATGGATGACAAGCTACTCCTGGCGGCTTTCCACAATGGGGTTCACTCTGATTTGTTCACCCACAAGCTATATGAGCAAGAGCCTCAGACCATGGCCGAACTCGTCCACTCAGCccagaattttatgaatgcggAGGATGCtatcatagccaagaagaggaagagaattGAGAAAATAGATGCTAACCCCACTCGTCACTCAGAGCAAGGTCCTCGTCTTAAGAAAGGACGAACGGAAGACAAAAAGGATCGTGATAGGAAGGCAGGCCCCTCAGCACGAAGTCAGTAGTATACGCCATTGAACATGCCACTTGatcaagtcctaatgcaaatcaaggatgaccCTTCCTTGAAGTGGCCAGAAAAAATGAAGGGAGATCCAAATAAGCGCAATAGaaacaagtattgtcgcttccatagaGACCATGGGCGTGATACGGACGAATGTTTTGATCTAAAGCAGCAGATTGAGAATCTTATAAGGCAGGGGAAGTTAAGAAGTTTCCTAGGACGAGACCACAAGGACGACAAACTCAAGggaaaagctgaagagtcatcACGGCCACCTCTCGGAGAAATCAGGGTTATCGTCGGAGGGAGCTCTACAGTTCAGTCGTCCAGGTCCAGGAAAACATACCTGAAGGTGGTGCAGAGCATCCAACTCTCTGGACGACCACCTAGAGATAGGGATATGGACGAACAGGCAATCACATTCACCAAAGAAGAAGCTGAAAGAATCCACCATCCTCACGACGATGCTATTGTCATTACCTTGCTCATCGCTGACTACACAACCAGAAGGGTACTCGTTGATAATGGAAGTTCGGCAGATATCCTGTATCTTCCAGCTTTTCAGCAGATGAAGTTAGGACGAGACCGTCTTCGTCCGGTGAATTCTCCGTTAGTAGGTTTTGGTGGGATGAAGGTGCAGCCCGTAGGTACTGTTACATTACCAGTGGTAGTTGGGGCATATCCACAGCAAGTCACCAAGGACGTGAGTTTCCTGGTAGTAGACTGTTCGTCCTCCTATAATGCCATAATTGGGAggccaactttgaatagttggaaaGCAGTTACGTCCACCTACCATCTATCAGTCAAGTTCCCAATAGACTATGGAGTAGGACAAGTGCAAGGAGATCAACTGGCAGCGAGAGAGTGTTACTTGGCTATGTTGGCCACGGACGAGCAAGTGCAGACCATGACTATTGAAGAAAAAAGGGTCGTGGTAGAACCTATTGAAGTGTTAGAAGATGTTCCCTTAGACGAAAGGAACCCTGAGAGATGTACCAGGGTGGGGGCAGATCTAGAAGGAGGAATTAAAGAAAACCTTGTCCAGTTTTTGAGGAAGAATGTAGATGTGTTTGCTTGGAGTCATGAGGATATGCCTGGAATAGATCCTAATGTCATCACCCATCGCCTGAACGTATGTCCATCCTCGAAGCCAATACGGCAAAAGAAAagggtgtttgcccctgagAGAGAAAATGCTATTAAAGACGAGGTTCAAAAATTGATGGCAGCGAAGTTTATCCGAGAGGTGTACTATCCAGATTGGTTGGCCAACGTAGTGATGGTCAAAAAGGCGAATGGcaagtggaggatgtgtgtggattttactgatctgaacaaggcttgccccaaagatagctatccatTACCACGCATTGATCAACTGGTGGACTCAACCGCGGGCCATAAACTACTTAGTTTTATGGACGCTTTCTTAGGATACAACCAGATACGGATGGACGAGGTTGACCAGGAGAAGACCTCATTTGTTACTAGTCAGGGCTTGTTCTGTTATGAGGTAATGCCCTTCGGATTGAAAAACGCTGGAGCAACATATCAACGACTGGTCAATCACATGTTCCGTCCTCAGATTGGGCGAAATGTCGaagtgtatgtggatgatatgttaGTGAAAAGTTTGGAAGAGAGTAAGCATTTAGATGATTTGCAAGAAACCTTCAACACACTCAGGCGATACAGTATGAAGTTGAACCCCAGTAAATGTGCTTTCGGAGTGGCTTCGGGAAAATTTCTTGGATTCATGGTCTCACACAGGGGGATCGAGGCCAACCCAGAAAAGATCAAGGTAATCCTAGAAATGAAACCTCCGCAGAATATTAAAGAAGTTCAATCTCTCACGGGGCGAGTTGCCGCCCTCAACAGGTTTGTCTCCAAAGCTACTGACAAGTGTTTGCCATTTTTCAAGGTTCTGAAGAAAGCATTCGAATGGACGGACGAGTGCCAAAGAGCCTTCCAAGATTTGAAGACGTATCTTGTCATGGCCCTGCTGCTAAGTCCGTCCGTGGTAGGAGAGGAACTGTTTTTGTACCTGGCGGTGACCCCGCATGCTGTGAGCTCAGCACTGATAAGGGAGGAAGCAAAAATGCAAAAGCCAGTGTATTACACCAGTAGGGCATTGAGGGGGGCGGAAGGGCGATATCCGCTAATAGAAAAGCTGGCCTTCGCGCTCATCACGGCTTCCAGGAAGTTAAGACACTACTTCCAAGCCCATGTAATCAATGTTATGACATATCACCCACTTAAGAAAGCTATGAACAAGTTGGAAGCCGCGGGACGTCTGATCCAATGGGCGGTCGAACTTAGCAAGTTTGATATCCAATACCAACCGAGACATGCTATTAAGGCTCAAGCCCTGGCAGACTTTATTGCGGAGTTCACCCCAAGATGCAACGATGAAGTGCAGGAGGATAAAAAGTGGATGGTCCATGTAGATGGCTCGTCCACACAGCATGCAGGAGGAATAGGGGTAGTTTTGCAATCCCCTGAAGGAGACAAGTTGAAGCATAGAGTCCGTCTGCAATATTGACCAACTAACAATGAGGTGGAGTATGAAGCACTGCTtaaagggctagaattggctaagtctGTAGAAGCAGAGTCAGTTCTCGTCCTAGGAGACTCTTCATTGGTAATGGGCCAAATAAATGGGACATATGAGGCGAAAGAAGAGCGAATAAAAAAGTATTTGGAGAGGGTATTACAGCTtgtgaaaaaattcaagaaagctAACTTCATTCAAATCCCGAGGGAAGAGAATGCGGAAGCTGATGCCTTAGCGAAGGAAGCCTCAGCAACCGGAACAACCGACCAGTATGATGAAATTCAGTACGTCCCGAGTGTAGATCTCCCGGAAGTGCAGCAAATAGGGAATGAAGAAAATTGGATGTCACCAATCGTCTCGTATCTAAAGGACGGGAGACTTCTGGAAGCAAGAGACGAAGCTAAAAAACTCAGGATGAAAACAGCCAGGTATGTCCTTATGGACGAAGTTCTTTACAAGAGGGGcttttctcaaccttatctCAGGTGTCTGGCCCCAGATGAGGCGAACTATGTGCTGAGggaagttcatgaaggagcCTGTGGAAACCATTCAGGAGCAAGGTTGCTCATCCACAAAGTCGTCCGTGCAGGGTACTATTGGCCAACTGTTCAAGTGGATGCAAAAGCTTATGTCAAGGcatgcgacaaatgccaacgaTTCAGTAATGTCCCCAGACAACCATCAGAGTATCTCACCCCAATGATGGCCCCGTGGCCCTTTGCTCAATGGGGCCTAGATATCCTGGGTCCATTTCCACTTGGAACTAGACAGATGAAATTCTTAGTGGTAGGGATTGActatttcactaagtgggtggaagcagaACCATTGGCACACATTACATAGCAGAATGTAAAGAACTTCTTCTGGAAGAATATAGTGTGCAGATTTGGAGTACCCAGGGTACTAGTTTCCGACAACGGGCGACAGTTTGATAACACCCTTTTCAGGGACTTCTGTCTACACTTTGGAATCCAAAATCATTATTCCTCCCCCGCCCATCCACAGGCAAATGGTCAAGCTGAGGttacaaaccgatccttgttgaaaatcatcaagactcgtcttgagggggcaaagggagtatggccagATGAGTTACCTGGTGTcttatgggcatacaggacgacagTGAGGACCCCTACAGGGGAGACCCCTTTTAAACTGGCCTATGGAAGTGAAGCAGTTATACCTGCGGAAGTGCACATGGCTAACCATAGGGTGATGTCATATGAGGAGAAGGATAACGAGGAGCAACTCCACTTGAACCTCGATCTTATAGACGAAGTAAGGACAGAAGCAGAGCACAGGGCAGCGAAGtacaagaacctcatggctaaGCAATATGATTCAAGGGTGAAACCAAGACGtttcaacataggagatctTGTCCTGAGGAAGGTCTCTCTAGCAACCAAGAACTCAGCTCATGGGAAATtgggccccaattgggaaggaccctatagagtCATCAACTTCAAAAGACAAGGATCCTATTACCTGGAGGCCCTAGACGGGAGAAAGCTagaacatccttggaatgtggagcacctgaggaggtactacCAGTAGAAGTGGGCCGAAATGAGGTTCACTGTGGACGAGCTTGGAGTTTGCTACCCTATTTACATTCTACTTATGTTTTATGTTGTGTTTGATACTATCactttgttatttgtgttgtGGTTATTTCgctttgttatttgtgttgtGGTTATTTATCATGATTGTGGACGAAGTTATGGAGTACTTACTAAATAAAAGGCATTAGCATGTATGTGCCTTATCTGTAAAACGATATTTATGtaatgtacaaaatgttgtgtgaatttcAGATTTCCATGGCATTCTTGCTCAAAGCTAACCTACAGGGTGGCTAAGaacaaaatagtttttaattgtCAATCAGACGAGTAAATTCTCTGGACGCGGAGATGTAACGTCTAAAGCTTTCCTAAGGGTAAAGCAAGACACCTTCATTTTAGTCAAAGAACAAGGTGGAACCTATAACGAGCCCAAGGCGTATTCGTCCATAAGGGTAAAAAGCAAGGTGAAGGCGTCCTCGTCCAGATCAAAGGACGAGGAAGAACCCATAACTTGCCTAGGCCCTGGGCAAACTTATATAAAGGACGAGGCAAAATGCACGTCCAGACCCATATGGGTAAAAAGCAAGGTAAAGGCATCCTCGTCAGATCAAAGGACGAGGAAGAACCCATAACTTGCCTAGGCCCTGGACAAACTCATATAAAGGACGAGGCAAAATGCACGTCCAGACCATAAACAGTAAAGTCCATAGACGAGATTTTTGAGCCAAAACCCAGTCTACGGACGGGCAAGGTCCATAAGTCCGTGGACGATCAGAGCGCataacaaagcaaaaaaaaatttagtctaaGGACAAGAAATAACCATTGAAGTTTTAATAGATGGTTTAAACACACCAAATATGGACGAATAAAGTATGAAGCCAAGCAAACGAAATGAAAAATCTCGTCCATACATAAAGGAGGTAAAATCCACTAACTGTTCGAAGGGCGGACAACCAACGTCCAAACACCCTTGCGAAGAACTAGTTTCAATATCTCGTCCTAAAAGATCTGGACGAGATCAGTGTATTTGAATTACATCAAAGATCCCAAAACAAAggatcacacaaaaaaaaaaaagaagagaaaacttgTTCTTAAGCAGAAGAGGCAGTGGGTGGCTGGGTGGAGGCATCGTCCTCAATATTAACGTCCTCAGAGATGGTTTGGAGAAGAGAGCTGGTAGCAGCGTTCAAATTAAGTTTGATAGAGTTGAAGTCCACTTCAGGGAAGTTTTCAATGGCGTCCATCCTGAAATCTTCAAAACCCGCCGCATAGTTGCGGTCCAGTAAGTCTGTGAATTCCTTGGACGCTTTGAACTCCGCAATGGCATCGTCCTTGGCCTTGGAGAGGGAAGTACTCAGCTCGTCATTCTTCACTTGAAGGTGGTCGAGACGAGAATCTTTCTCCACCACAGCGGCCTTCAACTCTGCGATCAAGTTTTGCTGCTCCGCTTCTTTCTGCTTAGCCTCAACAGCAACCCCAGCCCATTTCTTACTCTCGTCCCTCACGTTTTTTATGGTCGTCTCCAGCAAAATTCTCGTCTTGTCCAACTCAGTGGCTTGCCTAGACGCTGCGATGAACTTAGACATGGCCTGCAAAAGAGAAATGCTTGGTTAAGACGcccaaaaaatagtgaaataataaAGGCAAGACGAAAGGAAATTTACCTTAAACAGATCATGAACACCAGAATGTTCAAAATCTTTTAAAGACATGTCATAACAAGCATGTATGTCCTCGTCCTTCACAGCTTCTTGGAAACGTTGCCAAGCCAAATCCTCGTTTTCAACTATGTTCGAAGATACCCTCGGCGGGGGCTGAGACGAGACAGATGTAGTCGTCCTAGGAGGGGTCTTGGACGAGGTCGTCTCCACAGGTGGAGATACGTCCACATCAATTGTTTGGACGGAGAGGTTGGGCTGAGGCAGAATAGGCTTGGCCACCTTAGACGATGATTGCTTCACTCTTTTGTCACGCCTGCTGGGAAGGCTCCCTAAGTGCAAATTCTTCGGTAAGGACTTCCTTTTGTCCCCAGCAGACGGACGAGTTTGGGGTACAGCGTCAGGACGAACGTCCCCAGCCTCAGGACGATCCCCCTCACCAGCTACATCTTTTCCCTTGTTACCCTTCATTGTCgccattcctaaaaaaaaaaaaaaagaagagttttTAGAgcgaacataaaaaaaaaaaggtaaaagacgTCCTAAGTTAAAGGCTTACTTCTCCTTACGGTTATTTCGTGCGCGAGTGCTTCGTCAGAAGGATCAGGACCAAGTCCCCACTTAGCAAGCCGTCTAAGAGTCACTAGGGAGTGGAAACTCCTATCTGCGTATAGACGAGCTCTGTGGACGCGATCACGGTGAAACTTGCTAAGGGAAGGACGCCCAACAGTTGTAAAGGAATAAGttagaatacaaaaaataataataacttaaaaaaaaaaaaaaaaaaaaaaaaaaaacttaccctgaggacgaaggttccctaggTCCCCAGTATAACGACCAAAAGTGTCCCGTCCAACGTCTGAAGGGTTTCCAGCCCAATTTCCGGAGACGAAGAAAAACTCCGTCTTCCACTTTCTGTCAGACGAGGGTAGGGACCTAATCATTCTACAATCTTTGCCCCTGGCAGTAAACTGGTAAAAGCCAAGGGATTGATGAATTTCGGAGGGTTTATAACAATagaggaactcgtccactgtaagAGGACGGTCCCCCCCAAACACCTCTCTCCATAGGACTTGCATAGAGATAACCAATCTCCATGCGTTAGGATTAAACTGACATACCCCCAAACCTAACCTAACAAGTAATTCCCTAATGAAAGCGTTTAAAGGAAATCTCAAACCCCCCAGAAGATAGGCCTCATAGATGCCTATCCCAAAACGAGGATCACAACACCATTCTCCACGGACGGGTAACCTAGGGTTAAGCTCATCTGGGATCTGGTACCATGCCCTCATATTATCTAACCTTTGTTCGTCTGTCTTAGAAGGTATGTCAATTGCACAGCTAAATACAGTTACTTCCTCCTCGTCCAAAGGGATAGACGGAGGGACGGACGAGGAAACCCTGGACGAGGTACCTGCCTGGGATCCTGAGGCCTTCCTAATTTCTTGTTGTATAGCCTCTAAGGGAAACCCAGGGATGCCGGAAACATATTCCTCGTCCGTAGAATTCCCTCCATCACTACTACTAGAACCACTAGAACTAGTATTGGATATGGATTGGTACTCGTCTATGACCTTTTCTAGACTGTCGCTAGAcgacattttttttagaaaagattaaaaaacctAAAAGACGAGAGAAGAGGGAATACCTGGCTCTAAGACGAATGGAGGCTACGGACGCGAGGAATATCCTAGACGAGGCTCTAGACGAGGAATGTCAAAGAACGAAAATCTTAGAAATGCAGGGGGCAACGGAGGAATTCCCCTATTTATAGGAAATTGACCTGGGCATACAAAACGACACAACCAATCGGGAAGTGACACATGGCATTCATCTCGAAAAATGGATCGACGAAACTCATCACCAATGAGAATGTGACACGTGGCATCTTGACGTATGGGCTTTCTAGGTACAACACTTGGTTGTTCGTCTCCTTAGACGACCCATATGaacaagggggcaactgatgtgTAACGAAAATTCGCTAAGTTATCTTCTGTCCATGTGCGTCGTCCAAAGGATAGACGAGGTAAGTCATCAGTTACTCATCCGTCTGTCCTCAAGACAGACGGGACAGACGAGCTTACTGTCATCCGTCCGTCCTTGAGGACAGACGGGCTTCTTAGCATTCGTCCGTCTGTCAAGGACGGACGAGCTCACTACCATTCCTTGTCTATAAAGGACAAGAGGGAGGATTACTACGTCTCCGCTGAGTGGAAGAACGAACCGTCGCCAGCCAAGCCCAACCGTTGTGAAATACGAATTTCTACATCAGTTACGGAAGTTATTTCCGAGCTTGTTGGATTCCCCAACTGTAGGAGcggttactaaacaagtaaccgcTTCCCGTTTACTATATAAGCACACGCCAATGAAAGAGTAAGGCATTCTGTTCTTGAGAAACTAAGTTTACATTCCTTCAGTCAGAGGCTAACTTcaccatcggagggttcttggtCGGATTTcaccggtctcctctgagtttttacttgttttctcaGGATTCAGTCGCAAGTTTACCAAGGCCCGGCATTTTCAGTCCACTGATATCCCAGAGTTCatcatatataattatataatttactatataaagaaaatatgatattCCATGATTTTAATGggcaatttaaatatataatatgttcaattcaattaaaaaatatatagaatattctaaaattgtGAAGCGTTAAAAGCTGATGTAACATACTATATTATGTTCAgccaaaaatcaaattatttcaattttaaatatattttagataagtgtttgaattgtttatttttatgattgatgacacatcaatttgtaaggtttatatattaaaatttgtaatatccttAACTTTACTCTATTGATAATGTATCAGATTTTCAACTTTTGTGGTTCacactatttcttttttagaatgGTTGTAATTTTAATTACTCTTTcagtttagttttttattttatatatatatatatatatatatatatatatatatatatgtatatatataaattatgaaacaaacattTTAGTCATAAATATTGTCAAAACTAGATTtcgcaataaaataaaatataaattttaagcaGATTCTTTGATAATTCTCATAGAATTTTACAAAATCGATTATGGatgatttttatgattttttaaaaaaaagtttagttttGTTTGTTGGTTGAATTGGTTTATTCACGTGTTCGCGACAAATCATCACTATAAGTGATGAGCATTGGAGGGATGCATAAGTACGAGGACAACATTGGCAATAGAATGTGATGGGGAAAGACAAGTGTGGCTCGTCCTTGGGTATTCGTCCATAGAATGTAAACTCATCCTTGAGTAGACGTCCATAGCATGTAAAGCACCATGGTAACTAAACCAACTACTCTCCCACTATCATTCATGGGTTCTTAAGAGGAGCTCGTCCAAACCTAGCAAGGTCGTCCGGATATGGACGACCCTCAACACAAGGTTCATCTACATGAGCTTGTGAACCGAACCATGTGGTAAGATCCTAATGCATCATTATAACCTCCTGTCAAACACTTAACTTCCAATAGCAGTTATGAAAGATGAGAGTAAGTATCCTAACTTCTATAGCAATTATAAGAAGTGAGTGTGAAGCTTTTGACCTCCACAAATGTGGGGGAAGTTACAAGACAAATAACCGCTTCCATATATAGCACTATATAAGCACTCATTCCCGACAATTAAAGGCAAGTTTTTCCCTTTTACAAAAGACCCAGAAAATTGGAGTTCTAGATTTTGAAGAGAGAAACTAACTTCACCATCGGAGGATCCTTAGCCAGTCACCACTGGTTTCCTTtgattgtttctttttctttttcaggccTTTTAGATCATTGAAGCCTGAagcattcagcctactgatCTCGTGCATCATCAGAATGAAAGTGGGTATGCCTTTGTGGGTTGAATCGGGTtattcacatgttcaacatataaACCCGTTTGGCACCTCATTAGATCAGATCAAATCGATTAGATTGGTAGGTTGGTCAGTTGTAAAATTAAGATTTCACAACAAAGtggaagatgattttttaaaaattttatttaaaaaaaattaatgggcAAGTTTCGTTTTTTCTGTAAACACAATTAAACATCACATGACTAGCTCgcttaaaagaaatttattttaaaatttgaaatttaaatgaaactCATGCAAAAttctaatattttaataaaattatcttaaattattaaatgaaacttttttttataaaaaaaattagaggtttaagtaaatcatttaaaaataaaaattaagctttaaaagaaatatactgAACTCTCTAaagtttaaaatgtaaaaagaaaaattcaatggACCGCAGCCCAATTAATTAGGGGCCTATTGGTTTGCTTTTTCAGCCCGCGAGGACTCTTTTTGGAAT contains:
- the LOC126728212 gene encoding uncharacterized protein LOC126728212, with amino-acid sequence MVRTRSRATSPGLQESRGDRQSVPTVQPPSVQHVQSMAATMAELTRQNQELVRELNMRRQHRDENVGRQVQSQDERNVEFESQSRGTPSRRVPHLEREMDQMRRTMDEMKENMKRTNPVEDLVHRTDSPFVPPINAHPLPPKFKMPSLDSYDGMRDPFDHIATFKTTMHLQGVPDEIMCRAFPTTLKGPARVWFSKIPPSMVTSFEELSKLFVNNFIGGQRHKRSSSSLLTIEQGENESLRSFITRFNREALAVDEMDDKLLLAAFHNGVHSDLFTHKLYEQEPQTMAELVHSAQNFMNAEDAIIAKKRKRIEKIDANPTRHSEQGPRLKKGRTEDKKDRDRKAGPSARSQ
- the LOC126728213 gene encoding uncharacterized protein LOC126728213, which produces MPLDQVLMQIKDDPSLKWPEKMKGDPNKRNRNKYCRFHRDHGRDTDECFDLKQQIENLIRQGKLRSFLGRDHKDDKLKGKAEESSRPPLGEIRVIVGGSSTVQSSRSRKTYLKVVQSIQLSGRPPRDRDMDEQAITFTKEEAERIHHPHDDAIVITLLIADYTTRRVLVDNGSSADILYLPAFQQMKLGRDRLRPVNSPLVGFGGMKVQPVGTVTLPVVVGAYPQQVTKDVSFLVVDCSSSYNAIIGRPTLNSWKAVTSTYHLSVKFPIDYGVGQVQGDQLAARECYLAMLATDEQVQTMTIEEKRVVVEPIEVLEDVPLDERNPERCTRVGADLEGGIKENLVQFLRKNVDVFAWSHEDMPGIDPNVITHRLNVCPSSKPIRQKKRVFAPERENAIKDEVQKLMAAKFIREVYYPDWLANVVMVKKANGYNQIRMDEVDQEKTSFVTSQGLFCYEVMPFGLKNAGATYQRLVNHMFRPQIGRNVEVYVDDMLVKSLEESKHLDDLQETFNTLRRYSMKLNPSKCAFGVASGKFLGFMVSHRGIEANPEKIKVILEMKPPQNIKEVQSLTGRVAALNRFVSKATDKCLPFFKVLKKAFEWTDECQRAFQDLKTYLVMALLLSPSVVGEELFLYLAVTPHAVSSALIREEAKMQKPVYYTSRALRGAEGRYPLIEKLAFALITASRKLRHYFQAHVINVMTYHPLKKAMNKLEAAGRLIQWAVELSKFDIQYQPRHAIKAQALADFIAEFTPRCNDEVQEDKKWMVHVDGSSTQHAGGIGVVLQSPEGDKLKHRVRLQY